The Streptomyces avermitilis MA-4680 = NBRC 14893 genome contains a region encoding:
- a CDS encoding replication initiator, translated as MPGILRQLSGLGGCTNPIRLDGHRTEYDVDTRTGEIGNVLHRLDSSSLPAGHLLVRCNNRRTTRCAACAEVYRRDTFHLITSGLRGGKGIPERVAAHPRVFATFTAPSFGPVHNRPSGPAGSVRRCRCGVHHDQDDAALGTPLDPETYDYEAAVLWNAHAGPLWRRFSTYLRREVAKRAGFSQRAFRQYARVSFAKVAEYQKRGAVHFHAVIRIDGPEGGDTPPPAWATAELLTDAIGAAAAHVRVDGPVIDGRAPTFTFGRQLDVRTIRSADFDSGQELTERAVASYIAKYATKGAETATGALDRPLKFLAELAQLDISDHARRLIRTAWALGARKELEDLRLRAWAHMLGFRGHFSTKSRRYSTTLGALRAARAEWRRAQAAAATEGDTGTTLVVSHWVFAGTGLSSAEAWLAASLEPAPGTEGEPIRG; from the coding sequence CTGCCCGGTATCCTCCGCCAGCTCTCCGGACTCGGCGGCTGCACCAACCCGATCCGCCTCGACGGCCACCGCACCGAGTACGACGTCGACACCCGCACCGGCGAGATCGGCAACGTCCTCCACCGCCTCGACTCCTCCAGCCTCCCGGCCGGTCACCTCCTGGTCCGCTGCAACAACCGCCGCACCACCCGCTGTGCGGCCTGCGCGGAGGTCTATCGCCGCGACACCTTCCACCTGATCACCTCCGGACTGCGGGGCGGCAAGGGCATCCCGGAACGCGTCGCCGCCCACCCCCGCGTCTTCGCCACCTTCACCGCCCCCAGCTTCGGTCCCGTTCACAACCGCCCCTCCGGTCCGGCCGGTTCGGTCCGCCGTTGCCGCTGCGGCGTCCACCACGACCAGGACGACGCTGCGCTCGGCACCCCGCTCGACCCAGAAACGTACGACTACGAAGCGGCCGTCCTCTGGAACGCGCACGCCGGCCCGCTCTGGCGACGCTTCTCCACCTACCTGCGCCGCGAGGTCGCCAAGCGCGCCGGATTCTCACAGCGCGCGTTCCGCCAGTACGCCCGGGTCTCCTTCGCCAAGGTCGCCGAGTACCAGAAGCGCGGCGCCGTCCACTTCCACGCCGTCATCCGCATCGACGGCCCCGAGGGCGGCGACACCCCGCCTCCGGCCTGGGCCACCGCTGAACTGCTCACCGACGCCATCGGCGCCGCTGCTGCTCACGTCCGCGTGGACGGCCCGGTCATCGACGGACGCGCGCCCACCTTCACCTTCGGCCGTCAGCTCGACGTCCGCACGATCCGCTCCGCCGACTTCGACAGCGGCCAGGAACTGACCGAGCGGGCTGTCGCCTCCTACATCGCCAAGTACGCCACCAAGGGCGCCGAGACCGCGACCGGAGCTCTGGACCGCCCGTTGAAATTCCTCGCCGAACTCGCCCAACTCGACATCAGCGACCACGCCCGCCGGCTGATCCGAACGGCCTGGGCCCTCGGCGCGCGCAAGGAGTTAGAAGACCTCCGCCTCCGGGCCTGGGCCCACATGCTCGGCTTCCGCGGCCACTTCTCCACCAAGTCCCGCCGCTACTCCACCACCCTCGGCGCCCTTCGCGCCGCCCGCGCCGAATGGCGCCGCGCCCAAGCCGCAGCAGCCACCGAAGGCGACACCGGCACGACCCTCGTCGTCTCGCACTGGGTCTTCGCCGGAACCGGTCTGTCCTCCGCCGAAGCCTGGCTTGCCGCATCCCTCGAACCCGCCCCCGGAACAGAAGGAGAACCGATCCGTGGCTGA
- a CDS encoding DUF2637 domain-containing protein: MRAQLARIDAVLVQALIAAALSFAHLHDVASAAGQDGWKAWAYPISVDLLLVAAWRRLRTGDAKAAGWCWFVIALTASLGANVATAGLLDLDQVPAWLRILVAGWPAVAFLGGTLLAHSAPGPVPHEDTEDEQDQEDAPDPAPELPTQPAPEPTPAPPAVAVPAALVEHARKVAAEHHTRTGTAIDTPTLRARLGVPAPMADAIAAHL; this comes from the coding sequence ATGCGCGCCCAACTGGCCCGTATCGACGCGGTACTCGTACAAGCGCTCATCGCCGCAGCACTGTCCTTCGCCCACCTGCACGACGTCGCCTCGGCCGCCGGTCAGGACGGATGGAAGGCCTGGGCGTATCCCATCTCCGTCGACCTGCTGCTCGTCGCCGCCTGGCGCCGGTTGCGGACCGGCGACGCGAAAGCGGCTGGGTGGTGCTGGTTCGTCATCGCGCTCACCGCGTCCCTCGGAGCCAACGTTGCCACCGCCGGGCTCCTCGACCTGGACCAGGTGCCGGCATGGCTCCGCATCCTCGTCGCAGGCTGGCCCGCGGTCGCCTTCCTCGGCGGGACCCTCCTCGCCCACTCGGCCCCGGGTCCGGTCCCGCACGAGGACACCGAGGACGAGCAGGACCAGGAGGACGCGCCCGATCCCGCCCCGGAGCTCCCCACGCAACCGGCTCCCGAACCGACCCCCGCTCCGCCTGCCGTAGCCGTCCCGGCCGCCCTGGTCGAGCACGCCCGCAAGGTCGCCGCCGAACACCACACCCGTACCGGAACGGCCATCGACACCCCGACCCTCCGCGCCCGGCTCGGCGTCCCCGCGCCCATGGCCGACGCCATCGCCGCCCACCTCTGA
- a CDS encoding FtsK/SpoIIIE domain-containing protein, with product MTDLATLLEVGGPVAALGGGAAYTRAKHPGVYWSTVGLLISTARLLSSYSSVMEACGLTVAPSRLRVLAVKATTRREIRPVPPRRGIIRPTSTGLRLRLRLAPGQEPADVAASAERLRHAWGVHAVYVTTVKPGVVELRLVGFDVLRRVRMPRKVDGGFLKVPVALREDATPFVRDYRTVPHQLTLGATLSGKSMYLRHLVAGLAPQPVALVGIDCKRGVELAPFAARLSALATDPEQAAELLPVLVKEMEDRYDLIKARQGIAPDAPDEEITSDIWGLSEHERPVPIVLFVDEVAELFLVATRKDEDRRDEMVTQLIRLAQLGRAAGIYLEVCGQRFGAELGKGATMLRAQLTGRVCHRVNDEASAKMALGDIAPEAVSAACAIAPERPGLAVAGDTSGGWSRIRTPYLSLGDAAEICRQAAHLVPDLPALKRFRSDVPVRPVDTTRAPVLQPRPVTD from the coding sequence GCTTCTGGAGGTGGGTGGTCCCGTCGCCGCGCTCGGCGGCGGGGCTGCCTACACCCGGGCCAAGCACCCCGGCGTCTACTGGTCCACGGTCGGTCTCCTGATATCCACGGCCCGGCTGCTCAGCTCCTACAGCTCCGTCATGGAGGCCTGCGGCCTGACCGTCGCTCCCTCCCGGCTGCGGGTCCTGGCGGTCAAGGCCACCACCCGACGGGAGATACGCCCCGTACCGCCGCGTCGGGGAATCATCCGGCCCACTTCGACCGGGTTACGGCTTCGTCTGCGGCTCGCTCCCGGGCAGGAACCCGCCGACGTCGCCGCCTCGGCCGAACGGCTTCGGCATGCCTGGGGCGTTCACGCCGTGTACGTCACGACCGTCAAGCCCGGTGTGGTCGAACTGCGGCTCGTCGGCTTCGATGTCTTGCGGCGGGTACGGATGCCGCGCAAGGTCGATGGCGGGTTCCTCAAGGTGCCTGTGGCGCTGCGGGAGGACGCGACTCCCTTCGTACGGGACTACCGCACCGTGCCTCACCAACTGACCCTCGGCGCAACCCTGTCCGGCAAGTCCATGTACCTGCGGCATCTCGTCGCCGGACTCGCCCCGCAACCCGTCGCCCTGGTCGGCATCGACTGCAAGCGCGGTGTGGAGCTGGCGCCGTTCGCCGCCCGGCTCTCGGCACTGGCCACCGACCCCGAACAGGCGGCCGAGCTGCTGCCGGTGCTCGTCAAGGAAATGGAGGACCGATACGACCTGATCAAGGCCCGGCAGGGGATCGCCCCGGACGCCCCCGACGAGGAGATCACCTCCGACATCTGGGGCCTGTCCGAGCACGAACGCCCCGTCCCCATCGTCCTGTTCGTGGACGAGGTAGCCGAACTCTTCCTCGTCGCTACCCGCAAGGACGAGGACCGACGCGACGAAATGGTCACGCAACTCATCCGCCTCGCCCAGCTCGGCCGCGCCGCCGGTATCTACCTGGAGGTCTGCGGGCAGCGCTTCGGCGCCGAACTGGGCAAGGGAGCGACCATGCTCCGGGCCCAGTTGACCGGCCGTGTCTGCCACCGCGTCAACGACGAAGCCTCCGCCAAGATGGCGCTCGGAGACATCGCCCCCGAAGCCGTCTCCGCCGCGTGCGCCATCGCTCCCGAACGGCCCGGCCTGGCCGTGGCCGGTGACACCTCCGGCGGCTGGTCCCGCATCCGCACCCCGTACCTCTCCCTCGGCGACGCCGCCGAGATCTGCCGCCAGGCGGCCCACCTGGTGCCCGACCTCCCCGCGCTCAAGCGCTTCCGGTCCGACGTGCCCGTACGGCCCGTCGACACGACGAGGGCCCCGGTACTCCAGCCGCGCCCCGTGACCGACTGA
- a CDS encoding excisionase family DNA-binding protein, producing the protein MADRYLTVAQVAELLGTTERFPRRLIAERRIVFVKVGRHVRIPESALGTFIEAHTIQPIRRSGGALRRAA; encoded by the coding sequence GTGGCTGACCGCTATCTGACCGTGGCGCAGGTCGCTGAACTTCTCGGGACGACGGAGCGCTTCCCGCGCCGCCTCATTGCGGAGCGACGCATTGTGTTCGTCAAGGTTGGCCGACATGTGCGCATCCCCGAGAGCGCGTTGGGGACCTTCATCGAGGCTCACACCATTCAGCCGATACGCCGGAGTGGTGGCGCCCTGCGGAGGGCTGCCTGA
- a CDS encoding tyrosine-type recombinase/integrase, which yields MANKKGRRRSFGSCRQLASGRWQVRYRDPQTGLLRPAEKTYETKTDAQVALTHIEADITRGQWADPDAGDVNFADYATAWLRDRKLADRTRERNESVMRLHVVPVFGAGSIADVTTARVRSWRGKLLAAGVGEPTVVKAYQLLRALMNTAVDDELIRRNPCRIKGADSYDVPERPVLSVAEVFGVAYAIAPRYRLLVLLAAFTTLRFGELAALRRKDIDLNGRLVVVRRAQAELQNGRLFDKAPKSAAGLRTVSFPAELVDEISHHLKHYAADGQEGHLFVGPQGGQLRRSNFRDDWIKARKAAGVSPKLHFHDLRHTGNTLASTAGASTRELMTRMGHSSSRAALIYQHMTSDRDRTIADRLGAMIRNGEGDLTAAGD from the coding sequence ATGGCCAACAAGAAGGGGAGGCGCAGAAGCTTCGGGTCCTGCCGTCAGCTCGCCTCCGGCCGGTGGCAGGTGCGCTACCGCGATCCGCAGACTGGCCTCCTGCGCCCGGCTGAGAAGACGTACGAGACCAAGACCGATGCGCAGGTCGCGCTGACTCACATTGAGGCGGACATCACCCGTGGGCAGTGGGCGGACCCCGATGCTGGGGATGTGAACTTCGCCGACTACGCCACGGCGTGGCTGAGGGATCGGAAACTGGCCGACCGGACTCGTGAGCGGAATGAGTCGGTGATGCGGCTGCATGTCGTTCCCGTTTTCGGTGCGGGCTCCATCGCTGACGTCACGACCGCTCGGGTGCGAAGCTGGCGCGGCAAGCTGCTCGCTGCTGGGGTGGGGGAGCCCACGGTGGTCAAGGCGTACCAACTGCTGCGGGCCCTGATGAACACCGCGGTAGATGACGAGCTGATCCGCCGCAACCCGTGCCGGATCAAAGGCGCGGACAGTTACGACGTGCCTGAGCGGCCTGTTTTGTCGGTGGCGGAAGTCTTTGGCGTCGCCTATGCCATTGCACCGCGCTACCGGCTGCTCGTCCTCCTGGCTGCGTTCACGACTCTCCGCTTCGGCGAGCTGGCCGCGCTGCGTCGCAAGGACATCGATCTGAACGGTCGCTTGGTTGTGGTCCGCCGGGCACAGGCCGAGTTGCAGAACGGGCGGCTCTTCGACAAGGCGCCCAAGTCGGCCGCGGGCCTTCGAACCGTTTCCTTCCCCGCTGAGCTGGTCGACGAGATCAGCCACCACCTGAAGCACTACGCCGCCGATGGTCAGGAGGGCCACCTGTTCGTTGGTCCACAGGGTGGGCAGCTTCGGCGGAGCAACTTCCGGGATGACTGGATCAAGGCCAGGAAGGCAGCGGGCGTCTCGCCCAAGCTGCACTTTCACGACCTGAGGCATACGGGCAACACGTTGGCTTCGACCGCCGGCGCCAGCACTCGGGAGCTGATGACGCGCATGGGCCACAGCAGCTCGCGCGCGGCGTTGATCTATCAGCACATGACAAGTGACCGTGATCGGACGATCGCGGACCGCCTTGGGGCCATGATCCGGAACGGCGAGGGCGATCTGACGGCCGCGGGCGACTGA
- a CDS encoding mobile element transfer protein yields the protein MTANRRFRSVTRIGPVQVGTSYDDRGHEKHTAACTAPRCGFSADYDSRAAAELAARTHRCPVR from the coding sequence GTGACCGCCAACCGCCGCTTCCGGTCCGTCACCCGCATAGGCCCCGTTCAGGTCGGCACGTCCTACGACGACCGGGGCCACGAGAAGCACACCGCCGCCTGCACCGCCCCGCGCTGCGGCTTCTCCGCCGACTACGACAGCCGCGCCGCCGCCGAACTCGCTGCCCGTACCCACCGCTGCCCCGTCCGCTGA